A stretch of Haemophilus influenzae DNA encodes these proteins:
- the hslU gene encoding HslU--HslV peptidase ATPase subunit, with amino-acid sequence MSEMTPREIVSELDQHIIGQADAKRAVAIALRNRWRRMQLQEPLRHEVTPKNILMIGPTGVGKTEIARRLAKLANAPFIKVEATKFTEVGYVGKEVDSIIRDLTDSAMKLVRQQEIAKNRARAEDAAEERILDALLPPAKNQWGEVENHDSHSSTRQAFRKKLREGQLDDKEIEIDVSAGVSMGVEIMAPPGMEEMTNQLQSLFQNLGSDKTKKRKMKIKDALKTLIDDEAAKLINPEELKQKAIDAVEQNGIVFIDEIDKICKKGEYSGADVSREGVQRDLLPLVEGSTVSTKHGMVKTDHILFIASGAFQVARPSDLIPELQGRLPIRVELTALSAADFERILTEPHASLTEQYKALMATEGVNIEFTTEAVKKIAEAAFRVNEKTENIGARRLHTVMERLMDKISFSASDMNGQTVNIDAAYVADALGEVVENEDLSRFIL; translated from the coding sequence ATGTCTGAAATGACTCCTCGCGAAATAGTTTCTGAATTAGATCAACATATTATTGGTCAAGCCGATGCAAAACGTGCTGTGGCGATTGCGTTGCGTAACCGTTGGCGTCGTATGCAGCTTCAAGAACCTCTGCGTCACGAAGTAACCCCAAAAAATATCCTGATGATTGGCCCAACTGGTGTGGGTAAAACTGAAATTGCGCGCCGTTTAGCAAAATTAGCTAATGCGCCATTTATCAAAGTGGAAGCAACGAAATTTACCGAAGTGGGTTACGTGGGGAAAGAGGTGGATTCCATTATTCGTGATTTAACGGATAGTGCGATGAAACTTGTTCGCCAACAAGAAATTGCGAAGAACAGAGCAAGAGCTGAAGACGCGGCTGAAGAGCGTATTTTGGATGCTTTACTTCCTCCAGCAAAAAATCAGTGGGGCGAAGTTGAAAACCATGATAGTCACAGCAGTACTCGCCAAGCGTTCCGTAAAAAATTACGTGAAGGTCAATTAGATGATAAAGAAATCGAAATTGATGTGTCTGCTGGCGTGTCTATGGGGGTTGAAATTATGGCTCCTCCAGGCATGGAAGAAATGACAAATCAACTGCAATCATTGTTCCAAAATTTGGGTTCAGACAAAACGAAAAAACGCAAAATGAAAATTAAAGATGCGTTGAAAACGTTGATTGATGATGAAGCAGCGAAATTAATTAACCCTGAAGAACTTAAACAAAAAGCCATTGATGCTGTGGAACAAAATGGTATCGTCTTTATCGATGAAATCGACAAAATTTGTAAGAAAGGTGAATACAGTGGTGCTGATGTATCGCGTGAAGGTGTGCAACGTGATTTACTTCCGTTAGTGGAAGGCTCGACAGTTAGCACCAAGCACGGAATGGTTAAAACTGATCATATCTTATTTATTGCATCTGGTGCATTCCAAGTTGCTCGTCCTTCAGATTTAATCCCTGAACTACAAGGGCGTTTGCCGATTCGTGTTGAACTTACCGCATTAAGTGCGGCGGATTTCGAGCGCATTTTAACAGAACCTCACGCCTCTTTAACCGAACAATATAAAGCCTTGATGGCAACAGAAGGGGTGAATATTGAATTTACAACAGAGGCGGTTAAGAAAATTGCTGAGGCTGCATTCCGAGTGAATGAAAAAACGGAAAATATCGGTGCACGTCGTTTACATACGGTAATGGAACGTTTGATGGATAAAATTTCTTTCAGCGCAAGCGATATGAATGGTCAAACGGTCAATATTGATGCGGCTTATGTTGCGGATGCACTTGGCGAAGTGGTTGAAAATGAAGATTTGAGCCGTTTTATTCTTTAA
- the hslV gene encoding ATP-dependent protease subunit HslV: MTTIVSVRRNGQVVVGGDGQVSLGNTVMKGNARKVRRLYNGKVLAGFAGGTADAFTLFELFERKLEMHQGHLLKSAVELAKDWRTDRALRKLEAMLIVADEKESLIITGIGDVVQPEEDQILAIGSGGNYALSAARALVENTELSAREIVEKSLKIAGDVCVFTNTNFTIEELPN; encoded by the coding sequence ATGACAACGATTGTAAGCGTACGTCGCAATGGGCAAGTCGTCGTAGGCGGTGATGGACAAGTTTCTTTAGGCAATACCGTAATGAAAGGTAATGCTCGTAAAGTACGCCGTTTATATAATGGTAAGGTACTTGCTGGTTTTGCGGGTGGAACGGCAGATGCATTTACACTTTTTGAATTATTTGAACGTAAACTTGAAATGCATCAAGGGCATTTGCTAAAAAGTGCGGTGGAATTAGCGAAAGATTGGCGTACAGATCGTGCACTTCGTAAGTTAGAAGCGATGTTAATTGTGGCGGATGAAAAAGAAAGTTTAATCATCACGGGTATTGGCGATGTGGTTCAGCCCGAAGAAGATCAAATTTTAGCAATCGGATCGGGTGGTAACTATGCGTTGTCTGCAGCACGTGCGTTGGTGGAAAACACCGAACTTTCTGCTCGTGAAATTGTTGAAAAATCTTTGAAAATTGCGGGTGATGTTTGCGTGTTCACAAATACCAATTTCACTATTGAAGAATTACCGAATTAA
- the aphA gene encoding acid phosphatase AphA, with amino-acid sequence MKNGIKLSVIALLTAAAVPAMAGKTEPYTQSGTNAREMLQEQAIHWISVDQIKQSLEGKAPINVSFDIDDTVLFSSPCFYHGQQKFSPGKHDYLKNQDFWNEVNAGCDKYSIPKQIAIDLINMHQARGDQVYFFTGRTAGKVDGVTPILEKTFNIKNMHPVEFMGSRERTTKYNKTPAIISHKVSIHYGDSDDDVLAAKEAGVRGIRLMRAANSTYQPMPTLGGYGEEVLINSSY; translated from the coding sequence ATGAAAAACGGCATAAAATTATCTGTCATCGCACTTTTAACTGCAGCTGCAGTTCCAGCGATGGCAGGCAAAACAGAACCTTATACTCAATCTGGCACTAATGCTCGTGAAATGTTACAAGAGCAAGCAATTCATTGGATTAGTGTTGATCAAATCAAACAAAGTTTAGAAGGTAAAGCACCAATTAATGTAAGCTTTGATATTGATGATACCGTGCTTTTCAGTAGCCCTTGCTTTTACCACGGACAACAAAAATTCTCACCAGGTAAACACGATTATTTGAAAAACCAAGATTTCTGGAATGAAGTAAATGCAGGTTGCGATAAATATTCTATTCCTAAACAAATTGCCATAGATTTAATTAATATGCACCAAGCACGTGGCGACCAAGTTTACTTTTTCACTGGCCGTACTGCTGGCAAAGTGGATGGTGTAACCCCAATTTTAGAAAAAACGTTCAATATTAAGAATATGCACCCAGTTGAATTTATGGGCAGCCGTGAACGTACAACAAAATATAACAAAACGCCTGCAATCATTTCACATAAAGTGAGTATTCACTATGGCGACAGCGATGATGATGTACTAGCAGCTAAAGAAGCAGGTGTTCGTGGTATTCGTTTAATGCGTGCCGCAAACTCTACTTATCAACCAATGCCAACTTTAGGCGGCTATGGCGAAGAAGTGTTAATCAATTCAAGCTATTAA
- the luxS gene encoding S-ribosylhomocysteine lyase: MPLLDSFKVDHTKMNAPAVRIAKTMCTPKGDNITVFDLRFCIPNKEILSPKGIHTLEHLFAGFMRDHLNGDSIEIIDISPMGCRTGFYMSLIGTPNEQEVSEAWLASMQDVLGVQDQASIPELNIYQCGSYTEHSLEDAHEIAKNVIARGIGVNKNEDLSLDNSLLK, translated from the coding sequence ATGCCATTACTTGATAGTTTTAAAGTGGATCACACAAAAATGAACGCACCTGCAGTACGCATTGCAAAAACGATGTGCACGCCAAAAGGCGATAATATTACTGTTTTTGATTTACGTTTTTGTATTCCAAACAAAGAAATTCTTTCCCCAAAAGGCATTCATACACTTGAACATTTATTTGCTGGATTTATGCGCGATCATTTAAATGGCGATAGCATAGAAATTATTGATATTTCTCCGATGGGATGTCGCACGGGATTTTATATGTCTTTGATTGGCACACCAAATGAACAGGAAGTGTCTGAGGCTTGGTTAGCTTCAATGCAAGATGTTTTAGGTGTACAAGATCAAGCTTCTATTCCCGAATTAAATATCTATCAATGCGGAAGCTATACGGAACATTCCTTAGAAGATGCACACGAAATTGCCAAAAATGTTATCGCACGCGGTATAGGTGTAAATAAAAATGAAGATTTGTCACTCGATAATTCCTTATTAAAATAG
- a CDS encoding YqaA family protein has translation MDIFSFFSADFWQANSLCFMFISAFLSATVLPGNSEVIFVALAVPKLMLGSLFNADILALILIATAGNSLGSLTTYGIGRWMPKFDPKNYRTLWAINQLRRYGAIVLLLSWLPVVGDLFCAIAGWLRLNFVTSSLFIFLGKMVRYVALLFLSTPFLL, from the coding sequence ATGGATATTTTTTCATTTTTTAGTGCTGATTTTTGGCAGGCTAATAGCTTATGCTTTATGTTTATCAGCGCGTTTTTGAGTGCAACAGTATTACCAGGTAATTCAGAAGTTATATTTGTTGCGCTTGCTGTACCTAAATTAATGTTAGGTTCTTTATTTAACGCAGATATATTAGCTCTAATATTGATTGCAACCGCTGGAAATAGCTTAGGAAGTTTAACCACTTACGGAATTGGACGATGGATGCCAAAATTCGATCCCAAAAATTACCGCACTTTATGGGCAATAAATCAGCTACGGCGTTATGGGGCGATTGTTTTACTTTTGAGCTGGCTGCCTGTAGTTGGCGATTTATTTTGTGCCATAGCTGGTTGGTTAAGATTAAATTTTGTAACGAGTAGTCTCTTTATCTTTCTGGGAAAAATGGTTCGTTATGTTGCGTTATTGTTTTTGAGTACACCATTCTTATTATAA
- a CDS encoding beta-phosphoglucomutase family hydrolase: protein MLDYEIFNPYEGLIFDMDGTLIDTMPVHAQAWTMVGKKFGYEFDFQIMYNFGGATVRTIAGEMMKAANMPLDRIEDVLAAKRELSYQLIPTQSKLLPTFEIVKSFHQKKPIALGSGSHRKIIDMLMDKLAIAPYFNAIVSADDVKEHKPHPETFLRCAELIQANPSRCIVFEDADLGVQAGLSAGMDVFDVRTREIISPR from the coding sequence ATGTTAGATTACGAGATCTTCAATCCATATGAAGGATTGATTTTTGATATGGATGGAACTTTAATTGATACAATGCCCGTGCATGCGCAGGCTTGGACAATGGTGGGAAAGAAATTTGGCTATGAATTTGATTTTCAAATTATGTATAACTTCGGCGGGGCGACGGTTCGAACTATCGCGGGGGAAATGATGAAAGCGGCGAATATGCCACTAGATCGAATTGAGGATGTGCTGGCTGCAAAACGTGAGTTGTCTTATCAACTTATTCCGACCCAATCAAAGTTATTGCCAACCTTTGAAATTGTTAAATCCTTCCATCAGAAAAAGCCGATTGCTTTAGGTTCTGGCTCACACCGTAAAATTATTGATATGTTGATGGATAAACTGGCTATCGCACCTTACTTTAATGCCATTGTCAGTGCAGATGATGTAAAAGAACATAAACCACATCCAGAAACTTTTTTACGCTGTGCGGAGTTAATTCAAGCAAATCCAAGTCGTTGTATCGTATTTGAAGATGCGGATTTAGGCGTGCAAGCAGGATTAAGTGCGGGAATGGATGTGTTTGATGTTCGCACACGAGAAATTATTTCGCCAAGATAA
- a CDS encoding PRD domain-containing protein, producing the protein MRLFKQLERWKTRRQINQSIIDVVFRLRDRLAHYWQADVNTPQVDFMLLHIACSLGRIERGGCVSSLYSEMLEEMQSAVIFPQVLAIHQDLLKLMPFSIPEAEQTYFLANIHSLVLEQKQLKPLK; encoded by the coding sequence ATGCGGTTATTTAAGCAACTAGAACGTTGGAAAACTCGCAGGCAAATAAATCAATCTATTATTGATGTGGTATTTCGTTTACGAGATCGATTAGCTCATTACTGGCAAGCTGATGTGAATACGCCTCAAGTGGATTTTATGCTGCTACACATTGCTTGCAGCTTAGGTCGGATAGAACGAGGAGGTTGTGTTTCTTCGCTTTATTCAGAAATGCTCGAAGAAATGCAAAGTGCGGTCATTTTTCCACAAGTTTTAGCTATTCATCAAGATTTACTCAAGTTAATGCCATTTTCCATTCCTGAAGCAGAACAAACTTATTTTTTAGCGAACATTCATTCTTTGGTTCTTGAACAGAAGCAATTAAAGCCTTTGAAATGA
- the rsmG gene encoding 16S rRNA (guanine(527)-N(7))-methyltransferase RsmG yields the protein MKAKLVSLLAQANIKISDQQIQQLINLVNLLNKWNKAYNLTSVRDPQEMLVKHILDSLVVSPYLQGDRFIDVGTGPGLPGLPLAIINPSKQFVLLDSLGKRISFIRNAIRELRLTNVTPVLSRVEEYQPEDKFDGVLSRAFASLKDMTDWCHHLPKENGYFYALKGIYQEDEINELNKKYTIQKVIELSVPELIGERHLIVLR from the coding sequence ATGAAAGCCAAATTAGTCAGTTTACTTGCGCAAGCAAATATAAAAATAAGTGATCAACAAATTCAGCAGTTGATTAATCTGGTCAATTTACTCAATAAATGGAATAAAGCTTATAATTTGACGTCAGTTCGTGATCCGCAAGAAATGTTAGTTAAACATATTTTAGATAGTCTTGTTGTAAGTCCTTATTTACAAGGTGATCGTTTTATTGATGTCGGTACAGGGCCTGGTTTGCCTGGTTTACCTTTGGCAATTATTAATCCTTCCAAACAATTTGTCCTCCTTGATAGCTTAGGTAAGCGTATTAGTTTTATTCGAAATGCTATACGTGAGCTTAGACTAACTAATGTAACCCCCGTTTTAAGTCGAGTAGAAGAATATCAACCTGAAGATAAATTTGATGGTGTATTAAGCCGTGCTTTTGCTTCACTAAAAGATATGACAGATTGGTGCCATCATTTACCAAAAGAAAATGGATATTTTTATGCATTAAAAGGGATTTATCAGGAAGATGAAATTAATGAATTGAATAAAAAATATACTATTCAAAAAGTGATTGAATTATCTGTTCCTGAACTTATAGGCGAACGACATTTAATCGTTTTACGTTAA
- a CDS encoding ATP synthase subunit I, with translation MSRILSHAKKNYRKAIIIESLLLVVFYLLIYGWQRQSAVDFSYGFLSAFLPFCTFIFIIFYRKQNFSTKLTALYRAEAIKFILTMVFIIIAIKWLFVINFIAFFVGFLLALVLNNIIPLILNKI, from the coding sequence ATGTCGCGCATTTTATCTCACGCTAAAAAAAACTACAGAAAAGCTATTATTATTGAGAGTCTTTTGCTTGTAGTTTTTTATTTGCTTATTTATGGATGGCAACGCCAAAGTGCGGTAGATTTTAGCTACGGTTTTTTAAGTGCCTTTTTGCCTTTTTGTACATTTATATTTATCATTTTTTACAGAAAACAAAATTTTTCAACAAAACTGACCGCACTTTATCGTGCTGAAGCAATAAAGTTTATTTTAACGATGGTTTTTATCATTATTGCCATCAAATGGTTATTCGTTATCAATTTTATTGCGTTTTTTGTTGGTTTTTTATTGGCATTAGTGCTGAATAATATTATTCCACTTATTCTCAATAAAATTTAA
- the atpB gene encoding F0F1 ATP synthase subunit A, with amino-acid sequence MSGQTTSEYISHHLSFLKTGDGFWNVHIDTLFFSILAAVIFLFVFSRVGKKATTGVPGKMQCLVEIVVEWVNGIVKENFHGPRNVVAPLALTIFCWVFIMNAIDLIPVDFLPQFAGLFGIHYLRAVPTADISATLGMSICVFFLILFYTIKSKGFKGLVKEYTLHPFNHWAFIPVNFILETVTLLAKPISLAFRLFGNMYAGELIFILIAVMYSANMAIAALGIPLHLAWAIFHILVITLQAFIFMMLTVVYLSIAYNKADH; translated from the coding sequence ATGTCTGGACAAACAACATCGGAATACATTAGCCACCATTTATCCTTTCTCAAAACAGGGGATGGATTTTGGAATGTTCATATAGATACGTTGTTCTTTTCTATTCTTGCTGCGGTTATTTTCCTATTTGTTTTTTCTCGAGTAGGGAAAAAAGCAACAACTGGCGTTCCAGGAAAAATGCAATGCTTAGTTGAAATTGTTGTGGAATGGGTTAATGGAATCGTGAAAGAAAATTTTCATGGTCCACGTAACGTAGTTGCGCCACTTGCATTAACAATTTTCTGTTGGGTATTCATCATGAATGCTATCGACTTAATTCCTGTTGATTTCTTACCTCAATTTGCAGGTTTGTTCGGTATTCATTATCTTCGTGCAGTGCCGACAGCAGATATTAGCGCAACTTTGGGTATGTCCATTTGTGTTTTCTTTTTAATTCTTTTTTATACAATAAAATCTAAAGGATTCAAAGGTTTAGTTAAAGAATATACGCTTCATCCATTCAATCATTGGGCGTTTATTCCTGTTAATTTTATTCTTGAAACGGTGACTTTATTGGCTAAACCAATTTCACTTGCTTTCCGTTTGTTCGGTAACATGTATGCAGGGGAGTTGATCTTTATTCTTATCGCTGTAATGTATTCCGCTAATATGGCCATTGCAGCATTAGGGATTCCGTTACATCTTGCTTGGGCTATTTTCCATATTTTGGTTATTACCTTGCAGGCTTTCATCTTTATGATGTTGACGGTTGTTTATTTAAGTATTGCTTATAACAAAGCAGATCATTAA
- the atpE gene encoding F0F1 ATP synthase subunit C, with translation METVITATIIGASILLAFAALGTAIGFAILGGKFLESSARQPELASSLQTKMFIVAGLLDAIAMIAVGISLLFIFANPFIGLLN, from the coding sequence ATGGAAACTGTAATTACAGCGACAATCATCGGTGCATCAATTCTTCTTGCATTTGCTGCATTAGGTACTGCAATTGGCTTTGCTATTCTAGGTGGTAAATTCTTAGAATCATCAGCTCGCCAACCAGAATTAGCATCTAGCTTACAAACTAAAATGTTTATCGTAGCTGGTCTTTTAGATGCGATTGCAATGATTGCTGTTGGTATTTCATTACTTTTCATTTTCGCAAACCCATTCATCGGTTTATTAAACTAA
- the atpF gene encoding F0F1 ATP synthase subunit B — protein MNLNATLIGQLIAFALFVWFCMKFVWPPIINAIETRQSQIANALASAEAAKKEQADTKNLVEQELSAAKLQAQDILDAANKRRNEVLDEVKAEAEELKAKIIAQGYAEVEAERKRVQEELRLKVASLAVAGAEKIVGRSIDEAANNDIIDKLVAEL, from the coding sequence GTGAATTTAAATGCAACATTGATTGGTCAACTTATAGCATTCGCACTTTTTGTGTGGTTTTGCATGAAGTTTGTTTGGCCACCAATTATTAATGCGATTGAAACACGTCAAAGCCAAATTGCGAACGCTTTAGCGTCAGCTGAAGCAGCTAAAAAAGAGCAAGCAGATACGAAAAATCTTGTTGAACAAGAACTTTCAGCTGCAAAATTACAAGCTCAAGACATTTTAGATGCTGCGAATAAACGTCGCAATGAAGTATTAGACGAAGTGAAGGCAGAAGCCGAAGAACTAAAAGCAAAAATTATTGCACAAGGTTATGCTGAAGTAGAAGCAGAACGTAAACGTGTTCAAGAAGAATTACGTCTTAAAGTAGCTTCATTGGCAGTAGCTGGTGCTGAGAAAATTGTGGGTCGTTCTATTGATGAAGCGGCAAACAATGACATTATTGATAAATTAGTTGCAGAGTTATAA
- the atpH gene encoding F0F1 ATP synthase subunit delta produces MSELTTIARPYAKAAFDFAIEQSAVEKWTEMLGFAAAVAEDETVKAYLSSSLSAQKLADTVISICGEQLDQYGQNLIRLMAENKRLSAIPAVFEEFKHHVEEHQAIAEVEVTSAQPLNATQIEKIAAAMEKRLARKVKLNCNVDNALIAGVIVRTEDFVIDGSSRGQLTRLANELQL; encoded by the coding sequence ATGTCAGAATTAACTACAATAGCTCGCCCTTATGCAAAAGCTGCATTCGACTTTGCCATTGAACAAAGTGCGGTCGAAAAATGGACTGAAATGTTAGGTTTTGCTGCTGCCGTAGCTGAAGATGAAACGGTAAAAGCTTACTTAAGTAGTTCTCTTTCTGCACAGAAATTAGCTGATACAGTAATTTCTATTTGTGGCGAACAATTGGATCAATATGGGCAAAATCTTATTCGGTTAATGGCTGAAAATAAGCGTTTGAGTGCTATTCCTGCGGTGTTTGAAGAATTTAAACATCACGTAGAGGAACACCAAGCTATTGCAGAAGTTGAAGTAACATCTGCGCAACCATTGAATGCAACACAAATCGAAAAAATTGCAGCTGCAATGGAAAAAAGATTAGCTCGCAAAGTGAAATTAAATTGCAACGTGGATAACGCACTTATTGCTGGTGTGATTGTTCGTACTGAAGACTTTGTGATTGACGGAAGTAGCCGTGGGCAACTTACTCGTCTCGCAAACGAGTTGCAATTATAA
- the atpA gene encoding F0F1 ATP synthase subunit alpha — MQLNSTEISELIKKRIAQFDVVSEARNTGTIVSVSDGIIRIHGLSDVMQGEMIALPGNRYAMALNLERDSVGAVVMGPYADLAEGMEVQCTGRILEVPVGRGLLGRVVNTLGQPIDGKGEIENDDFSPVEVIAPGVIDRRSVDQPVQTGYKAVDSMVPIGRGQRELIIGDRQTGKTALAIDAIINQRNSGIKCIYVAIGQKASTIANVVRKLEEHGALANTIVVAASASESAALQYLAPYAGCAMGEYFRDRGEDALIVYDDLSKQAVAYRQISLLLRRPPGREAYPGDVFYLHSRLLERASRVNEDYVEKFTKGEVKGKTGSLTALPIIETQAGDVSAFVPTNVISITDGQIFLESNLFNSGIRPAVNPGISVSRVGGSAQTKVIKKLAGGIRTALAQYRELAAFAQFASDLDDATRKQLSHGEKVTELLKQKQFAPLSVAEQAVILFAVEFGYLDDVELSKIASFETALLDYSNRNHAEFMQELNKTGNYNDEIKDTLKSILDGFKANSAW, encoded by the coding sequence ATGCAACTAAATTCAACTGAAATTAGTGAATTGATTAAAAAACGCATCGCTCAATTCGACGTGGTCAGTGAAGCGCGTAATACAGGGACAATTGTTTCTGTAAGCGATGGTATTATTCGCATCCACGGTTTAAGCGATGTGATGCAAGGTGAAATGATCGCCTTACCAGGTAATCGTTATGCGATGGCACTTAACCTTGAACGCGATTCTGTTGGTGCTGTAGTTATGGGACCTTACGCAGATTTAGCGGAAGGTATGGAAGTTCAATGTACAGGTCGTATTCTTGAAGTACCAGTTGGTCGTGGTTTATTAGGTCGTGTAGTTAATACGCTTGGTCAGCCAATCGATGGTAAAGGCGAAATTGAAAATGATGATTTCTCACCAGTAGAAGTGATTGCGCCAGGTGTTATCGATCGTCGTTCTGTTGATCAACCTGTTCAAACTGGTTATAAAGCTGTCGATTCCATGGTACCGATTGGTCGTGGTCAGCGTGAGTTAATCATCGGTGACCGTCAAACGGGTAAAACTGCGTTAGCAATTGACGCTATTATTAATCAACGTAATTCAGGTATTAAATGTATCTATGTTGCGATTGGTCAAAAAGCCTCTACTATTGCAAACGTCGTGCGTAAATTAGAAGAACATGGTGCGCTTGCAAATACTATCGTGGTAGCTGCATCTGCATCTGAATCAGCAGCGTTACAATATTTAGCCCCTTATGCTGGTTGTGCGATGGGGGAATATTTCCGTGATCGCGGCGAAGATGCGTTAATTGTTTATGATGATTTATCAAAACAAGCCGTAGCTTATCGTCAAATTTCATTATTATTACGTCGTCCACCAGGTCGTGAAGCCTATCCAGGTGATGTGTTCTATTTACATTCTCGTTTACTAGAACGTGCTTCTCGTGTAAATGAAGATTATGTAGAAAAATTCACTAAAGGCGAAGTAAAAGGGAAAACAGGTTCTTTAACCGCACTTCCGATTATTGAAACCCAAGCTGGTGACGTATCTGCGTTTGTTCCAACCAACGTAATTTCTATTACCGATGGTCAGATTTTCTTAGAATCTAACTTGTTTAACTCAGGTATTCGTCCTGCGGTAAACCCAGGTATTTCGGTATCTCGTGTTGGTGGTTCAGCGCAAACTAAAGTTATTAAGAAATTAGCGGGTGGTATTCGTACTGCACTAGCTCAATATCGTGAATTAGCAGCGTTTGCACAGTTTGCATCAGATCTAGATGATGCGACTCGTAAGCAACTTTCTCACGGTGAAAAAGTAACTGAATTATTAAAACAAAAACAATTCGCGCCATTATCTGTTGCAGAACAAGCGGTTATATTGTTTGCTGTTGAATTTGGTTATTTGGATGACGTGGAATTATCAAAAATTGCAAGTTTTGAGACCGCACTTTTAGATTATTCTAACCGTAATCACGCTGAATTTATGCAAGAGCTTAATAAAACCGGTAACTATAATGATGAAATCAAAGATACGTTAAAAAGTATTTTAGATGGTTTTAAAGCGAATAGTGCTTGGTAG
- the atpG gene encoding F0F1 ATP synthase subunit gamma gives MAGAKEIKTKIASVQSTQKITKAMEMVATSKMRKTQDRMAASRPYSETIRNVISHVSKASIGYKHPFLVEREVKKIGILVISTDRGMCGGLNVNLFKTTLNQIKNWKEQNISTDLGLIGSKGISFFRSFGFNIKGQLSGLGDTPALEELIGVANTMFDAYRNGEIDAVYIAYNKFVNTMSQKPVVQQLVPLPESKDDHLNERQQTWDYLYEPEPKALLDSLLVRYLESQIYQAVVDNLASEQAARMVAMKAATDNAGNLINDLRLVYNKARQASITNELNEIVAGAAAI, from the coding sequence ATGGCAGGTGCAAAAGAGATAAAAACCAAAATTGCCAGTGTACAAAGTACACAAAAAATCACTAAGGCAATGGAAATGGTGGCAACCTCGAAAATGCGTAAAACGCAGGATCGTATGGCTGCATCTCGTCCGTATTCTGAAACTATCCGTAACGTTATTAGTCATGTGTCTAAGGCAAGTATCGGTTATAAACATCCGTTCTTAGTTGAGCGCGAAGTGAAGAAAATCGGTATCTTGGTTATTTCAACAGATCGTGGGATGTGTGGTGGGTTAAATGTTAATTTATTCAAAACCACACTTAACCAAATAAAAAATTGGAAAGAACAAAATATTTCTACAGATTTGGGCTTAATAGGTTCAAAAGGGATTAGTTTTTTCCGTTCCTTTGGATTTAATATCAAAGGTCAGCTTTCTGGTTTAGGCGATACGCCCGCTCTAGAAGAGTTAATTGGTGTGGCAAATACAATGTTTGATGCTTATCGTAATGGTGAAATTGATGCAGTTTATATTGCATACAATAAATTTGTTAATACGATGTCGCAAAAACCTGTTGTGCAACAGTTAGTTCCTTTACCAGAATCTAAAGACGATCATTTAAATGAAAGACAACAGACTTGGGATTATCTTTATGAGCCAGAACCAAAGGCACTTTTAGATAGCCTTTTAGTTCGTTATTTAGAGTCCCAAATTTATCAAGCGGTTGTAGATAATTTAGCTTCAGAACAAGCGGCTCGAATGGTAGCAATGAAAGCAGCAACGGATAATGCAGGTAATTTAATTAATGATCTGCGGTTGGTGTACAACAAAGCTCGTCAAGCAAGTATCACAAATGAATTGAATGAAATCGTAGCCGGTGCGGCGGCGATTTAA